The following nucleotide sequence is from Pseudonocardia sp. C8.
ACCCGTCCAGACGGCGAGCCGCACGCGTCGCGGTGGGAGGCTGCATGCCCGTTCTCGAGGAAAGGACAGTGACATGGGTGGTCGGGTCGTGCACTTCGAGATCCCGTTCGACGACGGGGACCGCGCCCGCGCGTTCTACCGGGACGCGTTCGGGTGGAACGTCCAGGAGATGCCGGAGTTCAGCTACACCATGGCGGCCACCGGACCGGCCACCGAGCAGGGGATGCCGAGCGAGCCGGGCTTCATCAACGGCGGGATGTTCGCCCGGAGCGAGGAGTGGCCCGCGGCCGGACCCGTGATCGTCGTCGACGTCGAGAGCATCGACGACACGATGGCCCGGCTCACCGAGCTCGGGGCGACGTCGGTCGTGGACAAGCAGCCCGTCGGGGAGATGGGATTCGCGGCGTACTTCCGGGACCCCGAGGGCAACGTCATCGGGCTCTGGGAGAGCGCCGCGGCGTGAACCCGCGGGTTGACAACCAGGTAAGCCTTACCTAATGTCTGCGGTGTCGCTTCGTGGTGGGAGCGGCGCGTCAGTTCGGGACGGACGGCCCGGTCGCACCCCGGTGCGGCCGGGCCGTCGAACGTCGGCGGGATGGGCCGGGATCTCGGTGAGCACGACGTCCGGGCCGGAGTCCGGCGGGTGACGGCCCCGGAGCTGCGCCCGGACGCGCAGCACCGCGCGACCGTCGCTGAGATGCGCGATGTGGGCCCGACGGGGACGGATTCGCGGTGATCGACTCCGTGGGGCCGGTCGAGGCGCACGTTCCCGCCGCGACCCAGGCGCATTCGCGCTGATCGACTCCGTCGAGGCCGATCGAAACGCACGTTCTCGCCCCAGGCCCGGCAAGTTCGCGCTGATCGACTCCCCGACGCCGGCCGAAGCGCACCTTCTCGCCCCAGCCCCGGCGAGACCGCGCTGATCGACTCCCCGACGCCGGCCGAAGCGCACCTTCTCGCCCCAGCCCCGGCGAGATCGCGCTGATCGACTCCCCGACGCCGGTCGACGCGCACGATATCGCCGCCGCAACGGCAGGTTCGCGCTGATCGACTCCCCGAGGCCGGTCGAAACGCACGCTCTCGCCCCAGCCCGGCAGATTCGTGCTGATCGACCC
It contains:
- a CDS encoding VOC family protein, producing MGGRVVHFEIPFDDGDRARAFYRDAFGWNVQEMPEFSYTMAATGPATEQGMPSEPGFINGGMFARSEEWPAAGPVIVVDVESIDDTMARLTELGATSVVDKQPVGEMGFAAYFRDPEGNVIGLWESAAA